The Polynucleobacter sp. TSB-Sco08W16 genome includes a region encoding these proteins:
- the asd gene encoding aspartate-semialdehyde dehydrogenase — protein sequence MANTKTPLVGLVGWRGMVGSVLMERMLAEKDFDLIEPVFFSTSQAGGEVPLLNGQKVSKSESNLQDANDIKALSRCDIILTCQGGDYTNDIFPKLRAAGWNGHWIDAASALRMKEDAVLILDPVNRPVIDKALAAGGKNWIGSNCTVSLMMIAMGGLVKADMVEWISAMTYQAASGAGAQNMRELLLQMGALRDSVATELADPSSWILDIDRKVTETLRSPDFPKKNFRNTPLAGSLIPWIDVPVENGQTKEEWKGGAEFNKILGRPAFRTPGSIPVDGLCVRVGAMRCHSQGLTVKLKKDIPLKEIEAILANDNQWVKVVPNDRETTERDLSPAAVSGTLTVPIGRLHKLAMGPEYLGAFTVGDQLLWGAAEPLRRMLRILLEN from the coding sequence ATGGCAAATACAAAAACACCATTGGTAGGTTTAGTCGGTTGGCGCGGCATGGTTGGTAGCGTGCTGATGGAGCGCATGCTTGCTGAAAAGGATTTCGATTTAATCGAGCCTGTATTTTTTAGTACCAGCCAAGCAGGTGGTGAAGTGCCTTTGCTCAATGGTCAGAAAGTAAGCAAAAGCGAAAGCAACTTACAGGATGCGAATGACATCAAAGCATTGTCCCGTTGCGATATTATTCTGACTTGCCAAGGTGGCGACTACACCAATGACATCTTCCCTAAGTTGCGCGCAGCTGGTTGGAATGGTCACTGGATTGATGCGGCAAGCGCCTTACGCATGAAAGAGGACGCCGTATTAATTCTGGACCCTGTGAACCGTCCGGTAATTGATAAAGCCTTGGCTGCTGGTGGCAAGAACTGGATCGGTAGTAACTGCACTGTCAGCTTGATGATGATTGCGATGGGCGGCCTGGTAAAGGCCGACATGGTTGAGTGGATTAGCGCCATGACTTATCAGGCTGCATCTGGTGCTGGCGCACAGAATATGCGTGAGTTGCTCCTGCAAATGGGCGCTTTGCGTGATAGCGTCGCCACTGAATTGGCAGATCCTTCCTCATGGATTTTGGATATCGATCGTAAAGTGACTGAAACATTGCGCTCGCCTGATTTCCCAAAAAAGAATTTCCGTAACACTCCGTTGGCCGGTAGTTTGATTCCATGGATTGACGTACCGGTGGAGAATGGTCAAACGAAAGAAGAGTGGAAGGGTGGTGCTGAGTTCAATAAGATCTTGGGTCGTCCAGCATTCCGTACGCCAGGCAGCATTCCAGTGGATGGATTGTGCGTGCGCGTTGGTGCGATGCGCTGCCATTCACAAGGCCTGACCGTAAAGCTTAAGAAGGATATTCCCCTCAAGGAAATTGAGGCGATCTTGGCAAACGATAACCAGTGGGTCAAAGTAGTTCCAAATGACCGCGAAACAACTGAGCGTGACTTGTCACCTGCAGCGGTGAGCGGAACTTTGACAGTGCCTATTGGCCGCCTACATAAATTAGCGATGGGCCCTGAGTACCTTGGCGCATTTACGGTTGGTGATCAGTTGCTGTGGGGCGCAGCTGAACCACTTCGTCGTATGCTTCGCATCTTGCTCGAAAACTAA
- a CDS encoding succinate dehydrogenase iron-sulfur subunit has protein sequence MSDIRIFEIYRYDPDVDAAPRMQRYELELTGERMLLDALISLKKQDDSISYRRSCREGVCGSDAMNINGKNGLACLTNMLTLPKVITLRPLPGLPVVRDLIVDMTLFFKQYLSIKPYLVNDNPAPEKERLQSPEEREELNGLYECILCASCSTSCPSFWWNPDKFVGPAGLLQAYRFIADSRDEDTAQRLDNLEDPYRLFRCHTIMNCVDVCPKHLNPTKAIGKIKELMVRRAV, from the coding sequence ATGAGTGATATCCGTATATTTGAAATTTACCGCTACGATCCAGATGTTGATGCTGCACCACGCATGCAGCGTTATGAGCTGGAGCTCACTGGTGAGCGTATGTTGTTGGACGCTTTGATTTCCTTAAAGAAACAAGACGACAGTATTTCTTATCGTCGCTCATGCCGTGAAGGTGTGTGCGGTTCCGATGCGATGAACATTAACGGTAAAAATGGCTTAGCTTGTTTGACCAATATGTTGACTCTGCCTAAGGTCATCACCTTGCGCCCATTGCCTGGCTTGCCAGTTGTGCGTGACTTGATCGTTGACATGACTTTGTTCTTCAAGCAGTACTTGTCTATCAAGCCTTACTTAGTGAATGACAATCCAGCCCCAGAGAAAGAGCGTCTCCAGAGTCCTGAAGAGCGTGAAGAGTTGAATGGCCTCTACGAGTGCATCTTGTGCGCGTCTTGCTCTACTTCGTGCCCGTCTTTCTGGTGGAATCCAGATAAGTTCGTTGGTCCAGCAGGTTTGTTGCAGGCATATCGCTTCATTGCCGATAGTCGTGATGAAGATACAGCGCAACGTTTGGACAACCTAGAGGACCCATATCGTTTATTCCGTTGCCACACAATCATGAATTGCGTGGACGTATGTCCTAAGCACTTGAATCCAACCAAAGCGATTGGCAAGATCAAGGAGTTAATGGTTCGTAGGGCGGTATGA
- the sdhD gene encoding succinate dehydrogenase, hydrophobic membrane anchor protein — MPIYQIGPKRLVVGAHYGLKEWIIQRITAIVMVVFTVVLLIDYCITGSATYEGWSGLFSNQLMKLLTLLALFSLFYHAWIGVRDIWMDYIKPVSIRLTLQVLTVLYLVACAAYAVQILWKV; from the coding sequence ATGCCTATTTATCAAATTGGACCAAAGCGCTTAGTTGTAGGCGCTCATTACGGCCTTAAAGAGTGGATCATTCAACGTATTACTGCGATTGTGATGGTGGTATTTACGGTTGTTCTTTTGATTGACTATTGCATCACCGGCAGTGCGACCTACGAAGGTTGGTCTGGCTTATTCAGCAACCAGTTGATGAAGCTTCTTACCCTCCTGGCCTTGTTCAGCCTTTTCTATCATGCTTGGATTGGTGTGCGCGATATCTGGATGGACTACATCAAGCCTGTCAGCATTCGTTTAACGCTGCAAGTATTAACTGTTCTGTATTTAGTAGCCTGTGCGGCATACGCCGTACAAATTTTGTGGAAAGTGTAA
- a CDS encoding FimV/HubP family polar landmark protein: MSRTAQFGFCKALCFIWLSWACSAWAVSLGSPQLQSRPGEPLHLEIPIRIAADEQSALESLKVSLPNKSSYERLGVSQKILDLNPQAMVYRNRAEQLMVLVETVNAVPLSDDPFLDVLVNLNWSSGSTTKTFTLLIGDAQKVVVKPGQTLSEIAALMTPQLEGATLDQTIMALYRANPDAFASGSINRLAAGAELNRPSQALLRSISPAEANQFVAEANEQWRSEQGGKADKGQNANPSKSGASPATESSAKDRLKIGSSAEGNEQERRFTENLVAQEKELEQAKARVAELEKNIADLQSLLNKTKEKKSVDNNFGLGGFGPALLAIGLITLTGLLLWALARNARRSEASVFEGSAPAAAKATTSSSASAFEIPERTKALFAGIDLDLSKPAKEVPAAVAQLIPATESNPLADTLRVKLNLARAYITIEDFSAAKKSLEEVIRVSHSVDPTITVEAQALLSELSHRQA, translated from the coding sequence ATGTCACGTACAGCCCAATTTGGCTTCTGCAAAGCACTTTGCTTTATCTGGCTTAGTTGGGCTTGCTCTGCATGGGCGGTATCTTTGGGCTCACCTCAGCTGCAGTCGCGCCCTGGCGAACCCCTGCATTTAGAAATTCCAATCCGCATTGCAGCAGATGAGCAGAGTGCACTAGAGTCGCTCAAAGTTTCTTTACCAAATAAGTCTTCTTATGAACGCCTTGGTGTTTCGCAAAAGATTCTAGATCTCAATCCGCAGGCGATGGTCTATCGTAATCGTGCTGAGCAATTGATGGTTCTGGTTGAGACCGTGAACGCAGTGCCCCTAAGCGATGATCCTTTTTTGGATGTGTTGGTAAATCTAAATTGGTCTAGTGGCAGTACCACCAAAACCTTTACCTTATTAATTGGCGATGCTCAGAAGGTAGTGGTCAAACCTGGTCAGACCTTATCTGAGATTGCGGCGCTCATGACTCCTCAGCTAGAGGGGGCAACACTCGATCAAACCATCATGGCGCTATACAGGGCGAATCCTGATGCCTTTGCAAGTGGCAGCATTAACCGTTTAGCTGCTGGCGCAGAATTGAATAGACCTAGTCAAGCGCTGTTGCGTTCGATTAGCCCAGCGGAGGCCAATCAGTTTGTCGCTGAAGCGAATGAACAATGGCGCTCTGAGCAGGGTGGAAAAGCTGACAAAGGTCAAAATGCTAATCCGTCTAAATCTGGTGCTTCTCCAGCTACCGAGTCAAGCGCAAAGGATCGCCTCAAGATTGGCTCTAGCGCAGAAGGCAATGAGCAAGAACGCCGCTTTACCGAAAACTTAGTAGCTCAAGAAAAAGAATTAGAGCAAGCTAAAGCGCGCGTTGCTGAGCTTGAAAAGAATATTGCTGACTTGCAAAGCCTCTTAAATAAAACCAAAGAGAAAAAATCAGTTGATAACAATTTTGGCTTGGGTGGATTTGGACCGGCCCTATTGGCTATTGGGCTGATTACCTTAACTGGTTTGTTGCTATGGGCATTAGCCCGCAATGCGCGTCGCTCAGAAGCTTCTGTGTTTGAGGGGTCGGCGCCAGCAGCGGCTAAAGCTACGACTTCATCATCAGCCAGTGCATTTGAAATCCCGGAGCGCACCAAAGCACTTTTTGCCGGCATCGATTTGGATCTTTCAAAACCCGCCAAAGAAGTTCCTGCAGCAGTTGCTCAATTGATTCCTGCTACCGAGAGCAACCCGTTGGCTGACACCCTGCGTGTAAAACTAAACTTGGCGCGTGCTTACATTACGATTGAAGACTTCTCAGCGGCTAAAAAATCGTTGGAAGAAGTCATTCGCGTTAGTCACTCAGTAGATCCGACAATTACAGTTGAAGCACAAGCCTTATTGTCCGAGCTCTCCCATCGACAGGCTTAA
- the leuD gene encoding 3-isopropylmalate dehydratase small subunit yields MEKFTVYKGLVAPLNRENVDTDAIIPKQFLKSIKKTGFGQNLFDEWRYLDHGEPGQDCSTRPINPDFVLNQPRYKGAGILLARKNFGCGSSREHAPWALDQFGFRAVIAPSFADIFYNNCFKNGVLPIVLTELQVDHLFNETMAFSGYQLTVDLDAQQVITPEGTAYSFDVAPFRKYCLLNGLDDIGLTLRHADKIKAYEAERILKMPWLTTQLP; encoded by the coding sequence ATGGAAAAATTTACGGTATACAAAGGTTTGGTTGCTCCGCTTAATCGCGAGAACGTGGATACCGACGCCATCATCCCTAAGCAATTTTTGAAGTCGATCAAGAAAACAGGATTTGGTCAAAACTTGTTTGATGAGTGGCGCTACTTAGACCACGGCGAGCCTGGTCAAGATTGCAGTACTCGACCCATTAACCCTGACTTTGTACTCAATCAGCCTCGCTATAAAGGTGCAGGCATTCTCTTAGCCCGCAAGAATTTTGGCTGTGGTAGTTCACGTGAGCATGCTCCTTGGGCCTTAGATCAGTTCGGCTTTAGAGCGGTGATTGCCCCTAGTTTTGCCGATATTTTCTATAACAACTGTTTCAAAAACGGTGTTTTACCGATCGTTTTGACGGAATTGCAGGTAGATCACCTTTTTAACGAAACCATGGCATTTAGTGGGTATCAGTTGACGGTTGATCTGGATGCACAACAAGTTATTACCCCTGAAGGCACTGCTTATAGCTTCGATGTAGCCCCTTTTAGGAAGTATTGCCTCCTGAATGGCTTGGACGATATTGGCTTAACTCTGCGCCATGCAGATAAAATTAAGGCTTATGAAGCCGAGCGCATCCTCAAAATGCCTTGGCTTACGACACAATTGCCGTAA
- a CDS encoding succinate dehydrogenase assembly factor 2 yields MTLGNAELYRLKSDARRGLLENDLILQRFFERYGAQLSVEDGKVLSQLLALEDNDLMDLLIGRKDSVASLEEESQSDSFKTVLQKLREK; encoded by the coding sequence ATGACCCTCGGCAATGCAGAGTTATATCGTTTAAAAAGTGATGCCCGTAGGGGTTTGCTAGAGAACGATTTAATTCTGCAACGTTTCTTTGAGCGTTACGGCGCCCAGTTAAGCGTAGAAGATGGAAAAGTATTAAGCCAGTTACTGGCTCTAGAAGACAACGATCTGATGGACTTGTTAATTGGCCGCAAAGATTCGGTAGCTAGCTTGGAAGAGGAGTCTCAGTCTGACTCCTTTAAAACAGTTTTACAAAAGCTGAGAGAGAAGTAA
- the gltA gene encoding citrate synthase, whose product MIESDIKAKLSFSDGTPDIDLPIYKGTVGPDVIDIRKLYGQTGKFTYDSGFLSTASCNSKITYIDGDKGELLYRGYPIEDLAANCDFLEVCYLLINGELPNATQKKEFDEMVIHHTMVHEQMQFFLRGFRRDAHPMSVLTGLVGAMAAFYHDEIDYSEPKAREVAQIRLIAKMPTLVAMAYKYSVGQPFIYPDNSLSYTANFMRMMFATPCEEYKVNPVLVRALDRIFILHADHEQNASTSTVRLCGSSGTNPFAAISAGIACLWGPAHGGANEACLQMLNEIQANGGVDKIHEFIAQVKDKNSSVRLMGFGHRVYKNFDPRAKLMRETCYEVLNELGLQDDPLFKLAMTLEKIALEDEYFVSRKLYPNVDFYSGIVQRALGIPTEMFTCIFALARTVGWIAQWEEMITDPEYKIGRPRQLYVGETSRKVPNITVRK is encoded by the coding sequence ATGATTGAATCGGACATCAAGGCAAAACTTTCGTTTTCGGATGGAACACCAGATATTGATCTGCCAATTTATAAAGGGACAGTTGGCCCTGATGTAATCGATATTCGTAAGCTCTATGGTCAGACAGGCAAGTTCACCTACGACTCCGGCTTTCTTTCTACTGCCTCATGCAATAGCAAAATTACTTACATCGACGGCGATAAGGGTGAGTTGCTCTATCGCGGCTACCCAATCGAAGATTTGGCTGCTAACTGTGACTTCTTGGAAGTTTGTTATCTGCTGATCAATGGTGAGCTGCCAAACGCGACTCAGAAAAAAGAATTTGATGAGATGGTGATCCATCACACCATGGTTCATGAGCAAATGCAATTTTTCCTGCGCGGCTTCCGCCGTGACGCGCATCCGATGTCTGTGTTAACGGGTCTAGTTGGCGCAATGGCTGCGTTCTATCATGATGAAATTGATTACAGCGAGCCTAAGGCACGTGAAGTAGCGCAGATTCGTTTGATCGCGAAGATGCCAACCTTGGTTGCCATGGCTTACAAGTACTCAGTAGGACAACCATTTATCTACCCAGATAATTCTTTGTCTTATACCGCGAACTTTATGCGTATGATGTTTGCTACTCCATGCGAAGAGTACAAAGTCAACCCAGTATTGGTCCGTGCTTTAGATCGCATCTTTATTTTGCATGCAGATCATGAGCAAAATGCTTCTACCTCTACTGTGCGTTTGTGTGGCTCATCAGGTACTAACCCATTTGCTGCTATCTCCGCTGGTATTGCTTGCCTCTGGGGCCCAGCGCACGGTGGTGCAAACGAAGCTTGCTTACAGATGTTGAATGAGATTCAGGCTAATGGCGGCGTAGATAAGATTCATGAATTCATTGCTCAAGTAAAAGACAAGAACTCTAGCGTTCGCTTGATGGGCTTTGGTCACCGCGTTTACAAAAACTTTGACCCACGCGCCAAGCTGATGCGTGAGACTTGCTATGAAGTATTGAATGAACTCGGTTTGCAAGATGACCCGCTGTTCAAGTTAGCAATGACACTTGAAAAGATTGCCTTGGAAGACGAGTACTTTGTTAGCCGTAAGCTTTATCCAAACGTAGACTTCTACTCAGGTATCGTGCAACGTGCATTGGGTATCCCAACAGAAATGTTCACTTGTATTTTTGCTTTGGCAAGAACAGTAGGCTGGATTGCTCAGTGGGAAGAAATGATTACTGATCCAGAGTACAAGATTGGTCGTCCACGCCAGTTATATGTTGGCGAGACTTCACGCAAGGTTCCTAACATCACCGTTCGTAAATAA
- the sdhC gene encoding succinate dehydrogenase, cytochrome b556 subunit yields the protein MVDAQQNVKKDRPVYKNIGLAQLVKYRLPWAGKVSILHRISGAVLFLLLPFILYLLDQSLASELSYQKFQALTGHVLIKIICLGLIWCFLHHFCAGIRYLLLDLEIGVEKSESNRSAIIVLIVGIALTAAVGLKLFGLY from the coding sequence ATGGTTGATGCACAGCAAAACGTAAAAAAAGACAGACCGGTCTACAAAAACATTGGTCTAGCCCAGTTGGTGAAATACCGCCTTCCTTGGGCCGGTAAAGTTTCGATTCTTCACCGTATCAGCGGAGCAGTTTTGTTCCTCTTGTTGCCATTCATTTTGTATCTTTTAGATCAGAGCTTGGCTTCTGAACTGAGTTATCAAAAGTTTCAGGCTTTGACCGGCCATGTGCTGATCAAAATTATTTGTCTAGGTTTGATCTGGTGTTTCTTGCACCACTTCTGTGCCGGTATTCGCTACCTCTTGCTCGATTTAGAAATCGGCGTAGAGAAGTCAGAGTCCAACCGTTCAGCAATCATCGTATTGATTGTGGGTATCGCTCTGACTGCAGCAGTAGGTCTTAAATTATTCGGCTTGTACTAA
- the sdhA gene encoding succinate dehydrogenase flavoprotein subunit: MTAIQKSLPRRRFDAVIVGAGGSGMRASLQLAEAGLNVAVLTKVFPTRSHTVAAQGGIGASLGNMSEDNWHYHFYDTIKGSDWLGDQDVIEFMCREAPKVVYELEHFGMPFDRNPDGTIYQRPFGGHTANYGEKAVQRACAAADRTGHAMLHTLYQRNVRAKTNFFVEWLALDLIRDDEGDVVGVTALEMETGQVYILEAKVVMLATGGAGRIWDASTNAFINTGDGMGLAARANIPLEDMEFWQFHPTGVAGAGVLLTEGCRGEGGILRNKDGERFMERYAPTYKDLAPRDFVSRCMDQEIKEGRGCGPNGDYVVLDLTHIGAETIMKRLPSVYEIGINFANVDVTKEPIPVVPTIHYQMGGIPTNINGQVVVPANGIHNEIVNGLYAIGECSCVSVHGANRLGTNSLLDLLVFGRAAGNHIVGLNLKNREFKPLPANAGQQTLERIAKLDNSTSGEYAQDVANDIRKCMQKYAGVFRNQELMDEGVRQMAKLTERAKHLWVKDKSEIFNTARIEALEVANLVETANATMISAAARKESRGAHSHDDHQERDDENWMKHTLWYSEGNKLTYKPVVLKPLTVESFPPKERTF, encoded by the coding sequence ATGACTGCAATTCAAAAATCATTGCCACGTCGCCGCTTTGATGCGGTGATTGTTGGTGCGGGCGGTTCTGGTATGCGGGCTTCATTGCAGTTGGCAGAAGCCGGCTTGAATGTTGCTGTACTTACAAAAGTTTTCCCAACACGTTCACATACAGTGGCTGCGCAAGGTGGTATCGGCGCTTCACTAGGCAATATGAGTGAAGATAATTGGCACTATCATTTTTACGACACCATCAAAGGATCTGATTGGTTGGGTGACCAGGACGTGATCGAATTCATGTGTCGCGAAGCTCCGAAAGTTGTTTACGAGTTAGAGCACTTTGGTATGCCGTTTGACCGTAACCCAGACGGCACGATCTATCAGCGCCCATTCGGTGGACACACTGCAAACTATGGTGAAAAAGCTGTGCAACGCGCTTGCGCTGCAGCTGACCGTACCGGTCATGCCATGTTGCATACCTTGTATCAGCGTAACGTACGTGCAAAAACCAATTTCTTTGTTGAATGGTTGGCGCTCGATTTGATCCGCGATGACGAGGGTGATGTTGTTGGTGTAACTGCTCTCGAAATGGAAACAGGTCAGGTTTACATCTTGGAGGCCAAGGTCGTTATGTTGGCTACTGGCGGTGCAGGCCGTATTTGGGATGCGTCTACTAACGCATTTATTAATACTGGTGACGGTATGGGTCTTGCAGCTCGCGCAAATATTCCATTAGAAGACATGGAGTTCTGGCAATTCCACCCAACTGGCGTAGCTGGTGCAGGGGTGTTATTGACAGAAGGTTGCCGTGGTGAAGGCGGTATCTTGCGCAATAAAGACGGCGAACGTTTCATGGAGCGTTATGCGCCAACCTATAAAGATTTAGCACCACGCGACTTCGTTTCTCGTTGCATGGACCAAGAGATCAAAGAAGGGCGCGGTTGTGGTCCTAATGGCGACTATGTTGTGCTCGATCTGACACATATTGGCGCCGAGACCATCATGAAGCGTTTGCCTTCTGTTTATGAAATCGGCATTAACTTTGCTAACGTTGACGTGACCAAAGAGCCAATTCCAGTTGTGCCAACAATTCACTATCAGATGGGTGGCATTCCTACTAATATCAACGGTCAAGTGGTTGTGCCGGCTAATGGCATTCACAATGAAATCGTTAATGGTTTGTATGCCATCGGCGAGTGCTCATGCGTTTCAGTCCACGGTGCAAACCGTTTAGGAACCAACTCTTTGCTCGACCTCTTAGTGTTCGGTCGCGCCGCGGGTAATCATATTGTTGGCTTGAATCTGAAGAATCGTGAGTTCAAGCCATTGCCTGCAAATGCTGGTCAGCAAACATTGGAGCGCATTGCAAAGTTAGATAACTCTACTTCTGGCGAATATGCCCAAGATGTTGCTAACGATATTCGTAAGTGCATGCAGAAATATGCTGGTGTGTTCCGCAATCAAGAATTGATGGATGAAGGTGTTCGTCAAATGGCGAAGTTGACTGAGCGTGCCAAACATTTGTGGGTCAAAGATAAATCCGAGATTTTCAATACTGCCCGTATTGAGGCTTTGGAAGTAGCTAACTTGGTTGAGACCGCAAACGCAACCATGATCTCTGCGGCAGCTCGTAAAGAAAGTCGTGGCGCACATTCACATGATGACCATCAAGAGCGCGATGATGAGAACTGGATGAAGCATACCCTTTGGTATAGCGAAGGAAATAAGCTCACTTACAAACCAGTTGTGCTGAAGCCTTTGACCGTTGAGTCCTTCCCTCCTAAAGAACGTACTTTCTAA
- the leuB gene encoding 3-isopropylmalate dehydrogenase — MKIAVLPGDGIGPEIVAQAVRVLQALGPKFDLEEAPVGGAAYDVAGHPLPPATLELAKKADAILFGAVGDWKYDTLARELRPEQAILGLRKHLELFANFRPAICYPELTAASSLKPEIIGGLDILIVRELNGDIYFGQPRGIRTSELPLFKGAREGFDTMHYSEPEVERIAHVAFEAARKRGKKVCSVDKANVLETSQLWREVMIRVSKDYPDVELSHMYVDNAAMQLVKAPKAFDVVVTGNLFGDILSDEAAMLTGSIGMLPSASLDKNNKGLYEPSHGSAPDIAGKGIANPLATILSAAMMLRYSLGMPAEADRIEKAVQKVLTQGLRTADIYTEGTKKVTTVQMGDAVVAALA; from the coding sequence ATGAAAATTGCAGTTCTCCCGGGCGATGGAATCGGCCCGGAAATCGTTGCTCAAGCCGTTCGCGTGCTTCAGGCCTTGGGCCCAAAGTTTGATTTAGAGGAAGCCCCAGTGGGCGGTGCTGCATACGATGTAGCTGGTCACCCATTACCGCCAGCAACTTTGGAGTTGGCTAAAAAGGCCGATGCTATTTTGTTTGGTGCAGTAGGTGATTGGAAATATGACACGCTTGCTCGTGAACTACGTCCAGAACAAGCTATCTTAGGTTTGCGTAAACACTTAGAGCTATTTGCAAACTTCCGTCCAGCAATTTGCTATCCAGAGCTCACTGCAGCTTCAAGCTTAAAGCCTGAAATTATTGGCGGCTTAGATATTTTGATCGTACGTGAACTGAACGGAGATATTTACTTTGGTCAGCCACGTGGAATTCGTACCTCTGAGTTACCGCTATTCAAAGGTGCACGAGAAGGCTTTGACACAATGCACTACAGCGAGCCGGAAGTAGAACGCATTGCGCATGTTGCGTTTGAAGCGGCACGTAAGCGTGGCAAAAAAGTATGTAGCGTTGATAAAGCTAACGTATTAGAAACCTCCCAGTTATGGCGTGAAGTGATGATTCGCGTATCTAAAGACTATCCAGATGTGGAGTTATCCCATATGTATGTGGATAACGCTGCGATGCAATTGGTGAAGGCACCTAAGGCTTTTGACGTAGTTGTTACTGGGAACCTCTTTGGCGATATTTTGTCCGACGAAGCAGCAATGCTTACAGGCTCGATTGGCATGTTACCTTCAGCCTCATTGGATAAGAACAATAAAGGCTTGTATGAGCCAAGCCATGGTTCAGCACCAGACATCGCTGGTAAGGGGATTGCGAATCCTTTGGCTACTATCTTATCGGCGGCAATGATGCTACGTTATTCATTGGGAATGCCTGCAGAGGCTGATCGTATTGAAAAGGCTGTGCAAAAAGTATTGACACAAGGCTTGCGTACGGCTGACATTTATACCGAAGGAACGAAAAAGGTCACCACGGTACAAATGGGTGATGCGGTAGTAGCAGCCCTTGCGTAA
- the leuC gene encoding 3-isopropylmalate dehydratase large subunit yields MSRTLYDKLWDDHVVYSEEDGTATIYIDRQLLHEVTSPQAFEGLNLAGRPVWRISANLAVSDHNVPTTDRSEGIADPISKLQVDTLDQNCDAFGITQYKMNDTRQGIVHVIGPEQGATLPGMTVVCGDSHTSTHGAFGALAFGIGTSEVEHVLATQTLLMKKSKNMLVRVDGRLQPGSTAKDIVLAVIGKIGTAGGTGYTIEFAGEAIRNLTMEGRMTLCNMAIEAGARAGLVAVDETTIEYIQGRPYAPKGPALLQALQYWRTLHSDADAKFDAVVELRAEEIAPQVTWGTSPEMVLSISDRVPDPEKERDPNKRSAMERALEYMNLTPNTPLSSISVDKVFIGSCTNSRIEDIRAAAKVVDRIGKRVAANVKLALVVPGSGLVKAQAEREGLDRIFKAAGFEWREPGCSMCLAMNADRLEPGERCASTSNRNFEGRQGNGGRTHLVSPAMAAAAAIEGHFVDVRKIS; encoded by the coding sequence ATGTCTCGTACGCTTTATGACAAATTGTGGGATGACCACGTTGTTTACTCCGAAGAGGATGGCACAGCCACAATCTATATTGACCGTCAGTTGTTGCATGAGGTAACCAGCCCTCAAGCATTTGAAGGTTTGAATTTGGCTGGCCGTCCAGTTTGGCGTATCTCTGCTAACTTGGCGGTATCTGACCATAACGTCCCTACAACGGATCGCTCTGAAGGTATTGCTGATCCTATCTCCAAGTTGCAAGTAGATACCTTGGATCAAAATTGCGATGCCTTTGGTATTACGCAATACAAAATGAACGATACCCGTCAAGGAATCGTTCATGTCATAGGCCCAGAGCAGGGCGCAACTCTTCCTGGTATGACCGTGGTTTGTGGAGACTCTCACACCAGCACCCATGGTGCATTTGGCGCCTTGGCATTTGGTATTGGTACCTCTGAGGTTGAGCACGTATTAGCAACGCAAACTTTGCTCATGAAAAAGAGCAAGAACATGTTGGTACGGGTAGATGGTCGTTTGCAACCAGGTTCTACAGCAAAAGATATTGTCTTGGCTGTGATCGGTAAGATTGGTACGGCGGGTGGTACTGGCTACACCATTGAGTTCGCTGGTGAGGCCATTCGGAATCTCACCATGGAAGGTCGCATGACCCTCTGCAATATGGCGATTGAAGCGGGTGCTCGCGCAGGATTGGTTGCTGTAGATGAAACTACTATTGAGTATATCCAAGGTCGTCCATATGCACCTAAGGGCCCAGCACTATTGCAGGCTTTGCAGTATTGGAGAACATTGCATTCTGATGCAGATGCCAAATTTGATGCCGTAGTGGAATTGCGTGCAGAAGAAATCGCACCTCAAGTGACTTGGGGTACTTCACCAGAGATGGTGCTCTCGATCAGTGATCGTGTACCTGATCCAGAAAAAGAGCGTGATCCCAATAAACGTTCAGCAATGGAGCGGGCTCTGGAATATATGAACCTCACCCCGAATACCCCGCTTAGCAGCATCTCGGTAGACAAAGTATTTATTGGTTCCTGTACTAATAGTCGGATTGAAGATATTCGCGCGGCAGCGAAAGTGGTAGATCGCATTGGTAAAAGGGTTGCAGCTAATGTCAAATTGGCATTGGTGGTTCCTGGCTCTGGTTTAGTTAAAGCCCAAGCAGAGCGAGAGGGCCTAGATCGCATCTTTAAGGCTGCAGGCTTTGAATGGCGTGAGCCGGGTTGCTCAATGTGTCTGGCAATGAATGCTGATCGTTTGGAGCCAGGCGAGCGTTGCGCTTCAACTTCTAATCGTAACTTTGAAGGTCGCCAAGGTAATGGTGGTCGCACGCACTTAGTAAGTCCAGCGATGGCTGCTGCTGCTGCGATTGAAGGCCACTTTGTTGACGTTCGTAAGATTTCTTAA